Part of the Halorussus sp. MSC15.2 genome, GGTCCTCCACCACGTAGTCGCCGATTCGACCGTGTTCGTAGTAGTGGAGGTCCGACCCACAGATGCCGACTTCGCCGACCGCGACCAGCATCTCGTCGGGCGCGGGGTCGGGCCGCGGCCGGTCCTCGATGTCGAGTCGGCCGGGTTCTCGCAGGACTGCCGTGCGCATGGCCGGGTGTTGGTCGCGGAGCGATAAATCGGTTCGTACGAGGGGAGCGACTGCTCCGGTTCCGCTCGCTCGTCGAGCGATTACTCGTCGAGGTCCTTCCGCATGCAGGTCGCCGAATCGGGACACAGGTCGGCGAACTCGGTCGTCCCTCGAATGCTCTCCGGGACCGTCTCGCGGTCGGTGACCTCGTAGCCGCGCCCCCGGAAGAACGTCGCCGCGGTGGTGGTCAGGAGATAGAGCGTCTCTATCTCGTTCGCTCGCGCCCGGCCCTCCAGCGCGTCGCACAGCGCGGTTCCGTAGCCCTGCCCGCGATGGGGTTCCGCGACGACGACCGACCGGAGCAGACCGTTCGACCCGTGGGGTTCGACGCCGCCGATACCGACGAGTTCCGCGTCGTCGTGGCCGACGAAGAAGCAACTCGGCTTCTCCCGCACGTCCTCCGACGGGAGTCCGCTCGCCTCCAACAACGCCTCGATGCGGTCCAACTCCGCGGTCTCGGCCTTCCGAATCGATATCGTCGGCGTAGTCATGCTGACCTCGTGAAGTGTCCAGTTCGCCCGCGGTGGCTTTGCGGTTCGAGACGTCGGTTAGCACGAATCATCGGATGGAATCTGGGTGACCGTGATTCTGGCTCTTCCGCCGAGGTCGAACGCCATACCCGGGCAGTCGTAGAAGCAACGCATCAGTGCGTATGCGCGGCGCGCGGCGACGACGAGTCCGGCGACACCTGCGAGGACCACGGTGCCGGTCAGCGGTTGGCTGACGAACCACAGCGCCGCGGGAATCGCGGCGACCACGGCGTAACTCAGCAGGATGTCGCTCCACGTGTACTCCTCGATTCTCGCACGCTCTCGTGAATCTGACGGTGGTCGGTACATTACGTATCTGGTGTGGTAATCGGTGTTCGTTCGTGCGACGCTACTCGCGGCGTCGGCGACGGGTCTGGCCTCGAAACGACTATCCTCATTCGGCGGAGTCCCCCCGCGACGGTCGCTGCCCGGATGCCGGCTTCTCGGCCTCGATTCTCGCGGCGACGACGTAGTCGCTCAAATCGCGCTCGTCGTCCCACTCGCGGATGAACTCGTCGCTGTCGGACTTGGGTTCGATGGAGACGTCCGTGAATCCGGCGTCGGTCAGCATCGCGTCGAGCGCGGGAATCGACGCCGCGCCGCCGACGCAGGCCGCCACCGACGTGGGGTCGGTCCGTATTCCGTCGGGGAGTTCGGCGGTCAGGACGACGTCCGAGACAGCGAGTCGCCCGCCCGGACGCAGGACGCGATACGCCTCGCGGAACACCTGCGGTTTGTCCGGCGAGAGGTTGACGACGCAGTTCGACAGAATCACGTCCACCGACGCGTCGGCGACCGGGAGGTGTTCGATTTCGCCGAGGCGGAACTCGACGTTCGACGCGTCGTTCGCTTCGACGTTCTCGCGGGCCGTCTCGACCATCTCGGGCGTCATATCGACGCCGACGACGCGACCGGACTCCCCGACCTCTCGGGCCGCGAGGAAGCAGTCGAACCCGCCGCCGGAACCGAGGTCGAGGACGGTGTCGCCCGCTTCGAGACTCGCGATTGCGGTCGGATTCCCGCAACCGAGACCCAGATTCGCGTCTCCGTCCACGGCGTCGAGGTCCGCGTCCGAGTAGCCGAGTTTCCGCGACTCGTCGGCGGGGGTGTCACCGCAGGAGTCCGTCCCATCGCAACACGACGACTCCGTCGACGACGACCCGGCGGCGATACGCGAGTACCGTTCGCGCACGGCGGTGCGCTGGTCCGCGTCCGTGAGACCCTCGCGGTCAGTCTCGGCCGTCGGAGCGTCGTCAGTCATCGTCGGCTGACCTCGTCTCGTCGAGGACGCCGAGGAGTCGTTCGGCCCGCGGCGTCGCGGTGTAGTATCGCCATCGACCCTCCTTTCGCCGTTCGACCAGTCCGGCGCTGAAGAGTCGCGAGAGCGCTTGACTGACCGCGCCCTGACTCACTCCGAGCGTTGGTTCCAGTTCACAGACGCAGACGTCGTCCTCGGAGTCCGCGATGAGTCGGAGCGCTTCGTACCGGGTGTCGTTCCCCAGCGTTGCGAGCGTCTGGACGTCACTCGCCACGGCTTCTTCGGACAGCGAGTGTCCGACTTCACAACAGCCAGTCCCTCGTTGCGCGTCCGGTTCGGGGTCCGTCGTTTGCCCACTCATTTTAGCACATGCTAATATTAGACTCTACTAATATAAGCGTTCGGGTGGTTTCTTCGACGGAACCGAGTCGGGAGAATCACCGAGTTTCGACGAGCTATCGGTACGACAGACACTATCGCACGACCACGGTCCTTATGTCAACTCCCGCAGTACCACCGCCCATGCCCGGCGCAGTGTTCCTCCGGGGCGACTCGATTACCCTACGGACCATCGAAGCGGAGGACGTGGAGTTCATGCGCGACACCGTCAACGACCCCGAGGTGCGCGAGGGACTGACGACGGCGTTCCCCTTCAACGCCGAACAGGAGCGCGAGTACTTCGAAGAGCGAATCTCGAATCAAGAGGACGTGAACCTCGCTATCTGTACTGACGGTGAGATGGCGGGCACCATCGGTCTCCACGACATGAACCAGCGGTCGGGCCACTGCGAGGTCGGTCTCTGGCTCGCCACCGATTACCACGGCCGCGGCTACGGCACCGAGGCCTCGCGCCTGTTGACCGACTACGCCTTCCGCGAACTCCGGATGCACAGGGTACAGGCCCGCGTTCTCGCCACGAACGATGCCTCCGCGCGAATCTGGCAGAAGTTGGGTTTCAGGGAGGAAGGCGTCCACCACGACGAGGCGTTCACCGATGGCGAGTACGTGGACATTCGGTACTTCGGGGTGCTGGAAGACGAGTGGGGGAAATAGCGACGGCGGAACCCAGTTGCTGTCGGTTCTCTCCTTGGCGGTGACACTCGACGCCGGAACCAGAGACTGGCCGCGTGCACCGGCGGGTTATTTAATGCGGGAGCGAAAACCCCGGTCCGAATGCCGCTCGAACGCATACTCGCGCTGACGACGACGCTCGTCCTCGCGGGGACGTTCCCGGTCGCGGTCATCGCGGCCCGGGGATTCCGTGGCGCGCCGTTCGGTTCGGTCCTCCGTCCGTTGCCGGTCGTGATACTCGCGTACATCGCGCTCAACGCGAACGTGGCGGTCGGCGTGGCCGTGCCGCCGGGGTACGAACTCGTGGCGTCGGCGGTGGCGACCGTCGCCGCGTTGGTCGCGGCCGCGCACGTCCTCGTCCTGCTGACCGAACGGAGGAAGCTATGACGCCGATGAGCGACCTGCTCTCGTTCGTCTTCATCGCCCAGACCACGATGCTGGTCATCACCTGCGTTCTGCTGGTGTATCCCGTGGTCACCTACAGTCGGAACGTCGCGCACACGCGGGGCTTGCTTTTGCTCGCGGGCGCGTTCTGCGCGCTGACGGTCTCCTACGTCACGGCCGTCGCGTTCGGCATGACGTTGGTCTCGTCGGCGCTGGACCTCGCGGCCTCACTCCTCGCCGCGGCCGGAATCTGGCAGTTCGCCAGACCGTTCGTCCAGTTCGACGAGGGGACCGTGGAGACGACTGCGGTCGGCGAGACCACCGGGGGGGTTCGAGAGTGCCGGGGACGACTGACGGCGAGGGACTCGCGCTCGCGCCGGGCGAGCAGGTGTTGACCTCGGTGCCGTCGATGGGGTCCCCGCTCTCGTTCCTGCCGGACGCCGCGTTCGAGAACCTGTTGGTCGTGTCGGCGACCGCGTCCCCGAAAAAAGTGGAGTCGATAGTCGAACGACGCGGCGGCGACCCTCAGAAGGTCGGCGTCGTCCCCGTCACGGGGTCGCCCAGCGAGTACGAGGGGCCGATGTGGACGACGGACGCGGTCGACCCGAGCGACTTGACGGGCATCAGCATCCGTCTCTCGAAGGCGATGGAGTACGTCATGCGCGGCGGGTGGGTCGTCGTGGACAACGTGAACGTCCTGTTGATGTACGGCCGAGAGGAACAGGTCTTCCGACTCCTCGACTCGGTCGTGTCGAACACCCGGAAGAAGGGGGCGTGCGGAGCGTACTGTACCGTCCGCGAGGCGGTCACCGACCAGACGTACTCCCGGCTGCAGAGTCTCTGTGACCGGACGGTTACGGTCGAATAGTTCAGTCCGTGTTCGTCCTGATTTACCCTCGTCTGAATGCGAAAGTACTGATGGTAAAATTAATACAGCGCGCCTTGCTAAGGGTATGCATAGATGAAACGTCGAACGTTCGTGGCGACCAGTGCGGCGTCACTTTCGGCAGTCGCGGGGTGTCTCGGCGGAATCGGTGGCGGTAGCGGCGGCGAGGACCTCACGGTTACTCCGACCGACGGTAACGTTGACGGCTATCCGCCGGAGTTCGACGAGGTCCCCGAGAAGCGCAGCATCGACACCTCGTCGTTCGCCACCAAGGCGGAGAACGGCGTCGAGGTTCCGCTCGCCCCTATCGACGTCGTGCACTACTGGTACAAGCGCGGAGAAGCGAGAATGGCCGACGCTCGTGGGAAGCAATCCTACAAGAAATCGCACATCTACGGCGCGGTTCTGAGTCAGGCGGACCCCGACCGACGCGTCTCGAACGACCCCGTGATGGACTGGCCGAAGGGCGACCGCATCGTCTGTTACTGCGGTTGTCCGCACCACCTCTCGTCCATCCGGGCGTCCCAACTCATCAACGAGGGCTTCGAGAACGTTTACGTCATCGACGAGGGGTTCTGGGCGTGGAACGAACGCCGCTATCCGAGGCGCGGAACCGACGTGGGCAACAAGCCTAAAAGCTGGGTCGTCCGGGGCGAAACCGCCGCCGGTCTCGCCGGTCGGAACGCGTGGGCGAGACACAGACCGACCGAGCAGGTGGAATCGACCGACATCACCGACGACGGCAGTTACGAACTCCACCTCAAGTTCCACGAGGTCGGTCCGGAATCGACCATCGAAGTCGAGACGCCGGAGTACACGGTCGAAGGCAAACTGAAGAATCTCGCGTCGGGCACCGTACAGGGGTAGCTGACTCTCACCCGACGCGAGACGCCGTAACGGCCGATTGGGGTCGTCACCGTCGTCGAAAAGTACGACGCCGACTCTCGCACGAACCGGTAGTTCTGATTCAGACGACTCGTTCTTGGTCGGAATCGTCTGCGGCCCGAACGACGATATCCCCCGCTCCCTTCACAGTGACTTCGTAGCCGCAGTACGTGAACGACACGTGTGGTCCGTCCTCCGAAGCGGCCCACTTCGTCTCGAACAGTTGATTCAACGCGTCCGGGTCGACGACGCGGTACAGCGGTGGGGTCACTTCGGTCGGAGGGATTCCCTCGGCGTCTGCCACCGCCGTCACTATCCTCGTACTGATTCGGTCGTCGTCACCGAGAGCGGTCCGCGAAACTCGCATACCACGTCTCTGCTCGCCGGACTGTATAAAAGCTATCGCAGATTGCGAAATTCGGTCCGAAACCACCGGTTTACGTTCCGACTCGGAGGCGGATTCGGTTCGCAGTCCATCTTCGAGGGACTGCGCCGACCGGCGACCCTTCCGAACCCGAATCCCGGGTCTTTATGCTCACCCTGTTAGTACCATCCTAACAACAGCGCCGAACACATGTTCCGACACACAGTCGCGCGGAGGGGTGGCTCGTGAACGCGAGCGACCTCTTCGCCGCCGTTACGGAGTACAGTCGCGGAGTTATCGCCGTCCTCCTCGTCCTGACCGTGCTGGTCGGGGCGGGCGCGCCGATGGTCGAACAGTCGTCTTCGCTCGAACAGTTCCAGAGCGATAGCACGGCCGCCCAGAAACTCGACTACATCGACGCCAACTTCACCTCCGGACGGGAGAACACGACGACGGTCCAACTCATCGTGAAGGACGGCAACGTCCTCTCGAAGGACGCTCTCGTCGAGACGCTACGACTCCAACAGGCGTTACGAAACAACGAGACGATAAACCGGACGTTAGCCAACGACACGCCGACCTCGGGCGTCGCTAACGTCGTCGCCACCGTGGCTATCCGGCAGGAGCAGGCGAGTCAACTCCGGAAGTCGGCGGCCGAACTCCAACAACGGCGGCAGTCGCTCAACGAGTCGCGGGCGGAGATTCGTCAGCGAAGTCAGTCGCTGAACCAGACCGCTGCCCGCCTGAGCGACGCGCTGAACCGGACGCGCGAACTGCAGGCGCAGTACGACCGACTCAACGCCTCCTACAAGCAGGGCGAGGTGAACGACTCGGCCTACCGACAGCGGTCGGGCCAAATCGAGACCCGACTCCGACAGGTTCTGACCTCGGCGACGGCGAACCTGAGCGCGAACCAGTCGGCCACGTTCACGCAGGCGTTCGAACAGACGCGGGGCCTGCAACTCCAACTCGACCGTCTCAACGCGTCCTACCAGCAGGGAGATATCAACCAATCGACCTACCGGGAGCGCGCGGCGGAGATTCGGTCGCAGTTCGAGCAGGTGTACCGACTCGGAACGCGCGGCGTGTTGGCGAGCGAGTACCGGCAACTCCAGCAGCGCGCCGCGGAACTGAAAGAGCGCGGCCAGCAACTCAAGGAGGACGCCGAGAAGCTACAGGCCCAACGCCAGCAGTTACAGAACGCTTCCTCGCCCACGCTACAGGAGCAGATTGACAAACTTCGCTCGATGAATCAGTCGGAAGTCGAGTCGGCGGTCACGACGGTCCTGAGCGAGGGCGGCGACGGGCCGTCGAGTCAGGCGTTCGCGTTCATGCCGACCTCCTACGAACCCGGGAGCACGGAGTCGAACGCGACGATGCTCGTCGTGTTCCAGAACGTCGGCGGTCAGGGCATGCAGGGCATGGGTTCGGCCTCCACCGGTCTCGTGGAGTCCCAGACCGCCATCAAGCAGGTCGCCCAACAGTCGATGGACCGCGAGGTCATGGTGTTCGGGTCCGGCATCATCAGCAAGGAGACCGAGCAGTCGATGACCGACAGCATCGCCATCGTCGGCCCGATGGCGCTGCTGTTCGTGATTCTGACCCTGCTCATCGCCTACCGCGACCTGCTCGACATCCTGCTCGGGGTGTTCGGCATCTTCGTGGTGCTCGTCTGGACCTTCGGCTTCATGGGATGGACGGGGGTGACCTTCAACCAGATATTCATCGCGGTGCCGGTGTTGCTCATCGGCCTGTCCATCGACTACGCGATTCACGTGTTCATGCGCCACCGCGAGGAGCGCGAGCAACACGAGGGCGAGAGCGTCCGTCAGGGCATGTCGGTCGCGCTGGCCAGCGTCGGCGTGGCGCTGGTCTGGGTGACCGCGACCACCGTCATCGGGTTCCTCTCGAATCTGGTGAGTCCCCTGCCGCCGATTCAGGACTTCGGTATCGTGAGTTCGGTCGGTATCGTGGCCGCGCTCGTCGTCTTCGGCGGTCTGATTCCGGCGCTCAAGGTCGAAATCGACGGGTTCCTCGAATCCAGAGGCTTCGACCGGAAGAAGCGAGCGTTCGGCACCGGTGGCGGCGCGCTCGGGTCGATGCTGTCGGTCGGTGCGGTCGCCGCGCGAAAGGCACCCTTCGTCGTGCTGGCGCTGACGCTGGTGCTGTCGGCGGGCGGCGCGTACGGCGCGACGCAGGTCGATACGAGTTTCGAGCAGACCGACTTCCTCGCCGAGGACCCGCCGAACTGGATGAAGGACCTGCCCGAACCGTTCGCGCCCGGCGACTACTCGGCGAAGGCGAACCTCGAATACGTCAATCAGAACTTCCTGCGACAGGACTCGCAGGCCCAGATACTCGTCGAGGGTAACGTGACGACCCCCGAGACGCTCGATAAGCTACAACAGGCCGAGCAGACGGCCGCCCAGAAGGAGGACGTGGTCGTCGTCCTCTCGAACGGCGAACCCCAGATTCGGAGTCCGCTCTCGGTGATGGAACAGGTCGCCGCGCAGAACGAGTCGTTCAACGCGACGCTCGCGGCGTCTGACACCGACGGTGACGGCGTGCCCGACCGCAACGTCGAGCAGGTGTACGACGAACTGTTCGCGGTCGCCCCGCAAGAGGCCGAGGGCGTCATCCACCGCAAGAACGACGAGTATCGCGCGGTCCGGATGGTCGTCTCGGTCAAGGGCGGCGCGGCGTCCTCGACCGTGACCGAGGAGATGCGCGCCATCGCGGCGACCATCGACGGCGACGGACTGGAGGCCACCGCGACCGGCCAACCCATCGTCTTCGAAATCGTCCAGAACCAGTTGCTCGACACGGTCATCCAGAGCCTCATCATCACGCTCGGGGCGACGTTCGCCTTCCTGATGATAGCCTACCGGTTGGCTCACGGGAGCGCAACGCTCGGAGCCATCACGCTGCTCCCGGTGGCGTTCAGCGTCTCGTGGATTCTCGGAACGATGTTCCTGCTCGGGATGCCGTTCAACGTCCTGACGGGGATGATTACCAGCCTCACGGTCGGACTCGGCGTGGCATACAGCATCCACCTCAGCGAGCGTTACACCATGGAACTCGGGCGTCGCGACACCATCTGGGCCGCCATGCGCGAGAGCGTGACCGGGACCGGGGGCGCGCTCCTCGGGAGCGCCGCGACGACCATCGGCGGGTTCGGCGTCCTCGCGTTCGCCATCCTGCCCGCGCTCCAGCAGTTCGGTATCATCACCGGTCTCACTATCACCTACGCGTTCCTCGCCAGCGTCCTCGTCCTGCCGAGTCTGCTGGTGCTGTGGACCCGCTACCTCGGGCCGGGCGAGACCGGCGAGGCGACGACGAAAGAGACGAGTACCGCGGTCGCAAATGGGGGTCTCAGAGAGGACTAATGGACGAAGACGACGCCATCGAGGCTCTCGAAAATCTCGGACTGTCGAACTACGAGGCGAAGGTGTTCACCGCGCTCCAGAAGTTGGGCACGGGCACCGCTCGCGACGTGCATCGGACGACCGACGTACCCCGGTCGCAGGTGTACGGCGCGGCCGAGTCGCTTCAGGACCGCGGTCTGGTGGAGGTCCAGCAGTCCAAGCCCATCCAGTACCGGCCCGTCAGCCTCGAAGCGGCGGAGTCACACCTCCGCGGCGAGTTCGAGCGCACCCAAGAACGGGCGTTCGACTATCTGGAGGCCGCCCGCCAACAGCGCGGTGACGGCGACGAGCGCCGCGAGGACATCTGGACGGTCCACGGCCGGGCCAGCATCGACGGCCGGGTCGAGCAACTGCTGGCGGAGGCCGAGGACCGCGTGCTGTTCGCGCTCGGCGAGGACGCCGACCCGATGGGCGAGACCATCGCCGACTGCCTGCGCAAACTGGCGGCCTCGGGCGTCACGGTGAACGTGGTCGGTGACGACGACGTGGCCGAGCGATTCGAGGACAGCGGCGTCGCGGTCCACCAACTGCCGATGGACCACCCCCACGCCGACGACCCCGTGGGTCGGGTAGTCGTGGTGGACGGCGAGATGATTCTCCTGAGCGTCCGCGACGAGAGCGACGACCCCGAACTCGACGAGGAGACCGCCATCTGGTCGTCCCGCACGGGTATCGCCGCGGTCCTCATCCAACTCATCGACGGCGGACTCGGCGAGGCCCTCTCGGTGTAAGCAGTCCGCCCCGTTATCTATCGGGGCCTATCGTTCTCGCAAGATAGAAGTAGGTCTGCTGTTTCACTGACTGCGACCCGCTACGAACGGGCAGGAACTGTACCTATCAAATCCTATTTTCGAAACCCAGACAGTTTTCTCGGTCGGTGTCGTACCCCGAGTCATGCCGTGGTACGCCGTCGAGGCACTCGACGACGCGTTCGACGCCACGAAAGCCCTGCTGACCCCGCTCGACGCACGCCAGTGGCTGGCACTCGCGTTCGTGGTCTTCTTCCTCGGGAACGCCGGGGCCGGGGGTACCTCCGTGACCGCCGGGGGTTCGTCCGGCGCGCCCGCGGACGGGCCGCAGGTCGGTCCCGGCGGTCCGCCCGGACAGATGGGCTGGGAGGGTGACCTTCCGTTCGCGTTCGGAGAAATTCTCCCAATTATCGCCGGTGTCGTCGCGGTCGCGCTCGTCGTCGGCCTGCTGTACGTGCTGGTGGGGTCGGTGATGGAGTTCGTCTTCGTGGAGTCGCTCCGCCGCCAGCGCGTCAGAATCCGGCGGTACGCCGACCAGCACTTCGGGCAGGCCGTCGGCCTGTTCGCGTTCCGGGCCGTCCTCGGTATGGTAGTCGCGCTCCCTGCGCTCGGACTGATACTGGGCGGCGTGTCGGTCGCTACGGGCGGACCGTCCGTCGCTCTCGGGGCGGTCGTACTGCTCGTCCCATTGCTCGTCGTCGCCGGACTCGTCGTCGCCCTCGTGGACGGGTTGACCGTCAGCTTCGTCGTCCCGGTGATGATACTCAGAGACGTCGGCATCCTCGACGGGTGGCGGCGGTTCTGGCCGACGTTGACCGGCCAGTGGAAGCAGTACGCCGTCTACGTCCTCGTGCGGTTCGGACTCTCGCTCGTCGTCGGGACGGTGGCGTCGGTGGTCGGCGGCGTCGTCGGCGCGGTGCTGTTTGCACCGTTCGCCGCGCTGGGGGTCGTCTCCGTCCCCGCGCTCGGCGGTCCCGAGGCGATTCTCTCGAATCCGGTCGCGGTGGCTCTCGGCGTCGCCCTCCTGCTCGGGTACCTCGCGCTCATGACGGCCGTCCTCGCGGCGGTCTTCGTCCCGGTCCAGACCTACCTCCGGTATCACGCGCTGCTCGTCCTCGGGGACACCGAGGGAGACCTCGACCTGATACCGGAACTCCGCGGAGACGTGCGGGAAACGAGATAGTCCGCGAAACACGAGCGCCGAAGAGACGGGAACGTCCGTCTCAGAGCTTCGACCGAAGTTGTAGCGTGACCGTCGAGTCGTCGAGCAGTTCGCCGTCGCGGCGGACGTGGACGACCGGCGCGTCGTCCATCTGGAGCCACTCGTCGTCGTTTTCGCCCGAGATTGTAATCGTCCGCGACGAACGGCCGAGGCACTCGGAGGCGTCGTCGATAGCGAGCGGGTCGGGGGTCGTCTCGGTGGCGACGATGGGGATGGATTCGAGGTGCGGGTCCACGTCGCGCAGTACGTCCCGGTACTCGCAGACGAGTTCGACGGCTTCCTCGGCGACGTTGGCCGACGGGAACGAGGCTCCCCGAACCGGGACGGGGCGCTTCCCCGAGAGGGGACAGACGACGGCGAAGTCGCCTTCGGGGTCGGTTAGGTCGTCGATTCGCCGGTGGAGGACTTCGAGGCGGTCGGGCATTGCGGTTCAGGTGCGACACGGCAGACCAACCGGGAATAGGTTTCGGAATCGCCATCGGCCGCGACGGTGACAGAATAGTCCGGAGACATCTCCGTTCGCGTAACTCAGACTCGCGCACAGAGGTGGCGGCGAACCGCGCGCTGGCAGTCGGCGAGCAGGTCGTCCACTCGCGCGAGGTCGGCCAGCATCGGATGCGCCTCCTCGAAGTCGCCGTAGAGGTGGTCGAGCAGTTCCCGTTCCCTGATTCCGGTGAGACCGTCGCGCCGTGTCCCCCGGATGGTGGCCTGCCGCTCGCGGACGAGACGGTCGCAGGTCTCCCGACGGTCGGCCAGTCGGTCGTGGCGCTCGCGGAGTTCCTCGAACCCGAGTTGCAACAGCGGCGTCTCGTCGGCCTCGGCGACCCAGTCGGTGACTGCGTCGAGTTCGTCGCCGACCTCCCGAGCGCGGTCGCGCTCGGTCGCGATGGCGTCGGCGAGCAGTTGGCACTCCTCTGCGCGCGTCTCGGCCCGCGAGACCAACTGGTCCGCGAGACCGGGTGCGAACGCGCCCGCCGCGGGCGAGAGCGCGGCGGCGAGGTCGGGCGACAATTCGTCGGCCATCGCCTCCGGGAGCGAGTCGGCGTCGGCGTACGGGAGTACGGTGTCGCGGAACGCCTCGCGGACGACCGATACCCCGTCGGCGTTCCCCACCGAAGACGTTCCGACGGCGAGCGCGTTTCCGGCCGACCGACTCGGGACCGACTGCGCGGACGTTCCGACCCGCTGGCCCGCATCCGGCGACGCCTCGCGGACGCGCTCGGCGAACCGTTCGAAGCCCGCGACCTTCTGGTCGATGCGTTCGCGTTCCGATTCGGCGCGCTCGACGGCGTCGTGCGTCCGGAGTTCGACGGTCATAGCTTCGAGTCCAGTTGGCGCTCGACGGCGTCGTCCGGGAGCGGTTCGCCGTCCTGCCGGACGTGGACCAGCGGCGCGTTGTCCATCCGGAGCCACTCGCGCTCGCCGTCGCCCGAGAGGACGACCGAGCGCGAC contains:
- a CDS encoding TrmB family transcriptional regulator; the protein is MDEDDAIEALENLGLSNYEAKVFTALQKLGTGTARDVHRTTDVPRSQVYGAAESLQDRGLVEVQQSKPIQYRPVSLEAAESHLRGEFERTQERAFDYLEAARQQRGDGDERREDIWTVHGRASIDGRVEQLLAEAEDRVLFALGEDADPMGETIADCLRKLAASGVTVNVVGDDDVAERFEDSGVAVHQLPMDHPHADDPVGRVVVVDGEMILLSVRDESDDPELDEETAIWSSRTGIAAVLIQLIDGGLGEALSV
- a CDS encoding MMPL family transporter — encoded protein: MNASDLFAAVTEYSRGVIAVLLVLTVLVGAGAPMVEQSSSLEQFQSDSTAAQKLDYIDANFTSGRENTTTVQLIVKDGNVLSKDALVETLRLQQALRNNETINRTLANDTPTSGVANVVATVAIRQEQASQLRKSAAELQQRRQSLNESRAEIRQRSQSLNQTAARLSDALNRTRELQAQYDRLNASYKQGEVNDSAYRQRSGQIETRLRQVLTSATANLSANQSATFTQAFEQTRGLQLQLDRLNASYQQGDINQSTYRERAAEIRSQFEQVYRLGTRGVLASEYRQLQQRAAELKERGQQLKEDAEKLQAQRQQLQNASSPTLQEQIDKLRSMNQSEVESAVTTVLSEGGDGPSSQAFAFMPTSYEPGSTESNATMLVVFQNVGGQGMQGMGSASTGLVESQTAIKQVAQQSMDREVMVFGSGIISKETEQSMTDSIAIVGPMALLFVILTLLIAYRDLLDILLGVFGIFVVLVWTFGFMGWTGVTFNQIFIAVPVLLIGLSIDYAIHVFMRHREEREQHEGESVRQGMSVALASVGVALVWVTATTVIGFLSNLVSPLPPIQDFGIVSSVGIVAALVVFGGLIPALKVEIDGFLESRGFDRKKRAFGTGGGALGSMLSVGAVAARKAPFVVLALTLVLSAGGAYGATQVDTSFEQTDFLAEDPPNWMKDLPEPFAPGDYSAKANLEYVNQNFLRQDSQAQILVEGNVTTPETLDKLQQAEQTAAQKEDVVVVLSNGEPQIRSPLSVMEQVAAQNESFNATLAASDTDGDGVPDRNVEQVYDELFAVAPQEAEGVIHRKNDEYRAVRMVVSVKGGAASSTVTEEMRAIAATIDGDGLEATATGQPIVFEIVQNQLLDTVIQSLIITLGATFAFLMIAYRLAHGSATLGAITLLPVAFSVSWILGTMFLLGMPFNVLTGMITSLTVGLGVAYSIHLSERYTMELGRRDTIWAAMRESVTGTGGALLGSAATTIGGFGVLAFAILPALQQFGIITGLTITYAFLASVLVLPSLLVLWTRYLGPGETGEATTKETSTAVANGGLRED
- a CDS encoding helix-turn-helix transcriptional regulator, coding for MSGQTTDPEPDAQRGTGCCEVGHSLSEEAVASDVQTLATLGNDTRYEALRLIADSEDDVCVCELEPTLGVSQGAVSQALSRLFSAGLVERRKEGRWRYYTATPRAERLLGVLDETRSADDD
- the arsN2 gene encoding arsenic resistance N-acetyltransferase ArsN2, whose protein sequence is MTTPTISIRKAETAELDRIEALLEASGLPSEDVREKPSCFFVGHDDAELVGIGGVEPHGSNGLLRSVVVAEPHRGQGYGTALCDALEGRARANEIETLYLLTTTAATFFRGRGYEVTDRETVPESIRGTTEFADLCPDSATCMRKDLDE
- a CDS encoding GNAT family N-acetyltransferase, whose amino-acid sequence is MPGAVFLRGDSITLRTIEAEDVEFMRDTVNDPEVREGLTTAFPFNAEQEREYFEERISNQEDVNLAICTDGEMAGTIGLHDMNQRSGHCEVGLWLATDYHGRGYGTEASRLLTDYAFRELRMHRVQARVLATNDASARIWQKLGFREEGVHHDEAFTDGEYVDIRYFGVLEDEWGK
- a CDS encoding HalOD1 output domain-containing protein — its product is MRVSRTALGDDDRISTRIVTAVADAEGIPPTEVTPPLYRVVDPDALNQLFETKWAASEDGPHVSFTYCGYEVTVKGAGDIVVRAADDSDQERVV
- a CDS encoding arsenite methyltransferase; the encoded protein is MTDDAPTAETDREGLTDADQRTAVRERYSRIAAGSSSTESSCCDGTDSCGDTPADESRKLGYSDADLDAVDGDANLGLGCGNPTAIASLEAGDTVLDLGSGGGFDCFLAAREVGESGRVVGVDMTPEMVETARENVEANDASNVEFRLGEIEHLPVADASVDVILSNCVVNLSPDKPQVFREAYRVLRPGGRLAVSDVVLTAELPDGIRTDPTSVAACVGGAASIPALDAMLTDAGFTDVSIEPKSDSDEFIREWDDERDLSDYVVAARIEAEKPASGQRPSRGDSAE
- a CDS encoding rhodanese-like domain-containing protein, whose product is MKRRTFVATSAASLSAVAGCLGGIGGGSGGEDLTVTPTDGNVDGYPPEFDEVPEKRSIDTSSFATKAENGVEVPLAPIDVVHYWYKRGEARMADARGKQSYKKSHIYGAVLSQADPDRRVSNDPVMDWPKGDRIVCYCGCPHHLSSIRASQLINEGFENVYVIDEGFWAWNERRYPRRGTDVGNKPKSWVVRGETAAGLAGRNAWARHRPTEQVESTDITDDGSYELHLKFHEVGPESTIEVETPEYTVEGKLKNLASGTVQG